From a region of the Zingiber officinale cultivar Zhangliang chromosome 4B, Zo_v1.1, whole genome shotgun sequence genome:
- the LOC121976243 gene encoding putative disease resistance protein RGA1 gives MEAALVGAASRFMVDKVADLLQLDEKFKTITGTKRKMEKLKELSPIIDMVIQHIESRPLMEDAAKELLKKLKYLAYDIEDVVDYYDTKVFQKKQRSKNFLRPVRDFISSENQVMFKSRIGGMIKAITESLDSILLQKSILSNLIQEQGSIPASEPSLYNRVAHSRNSFVVIGRETEKQMIVNMLIKDDDDDESSHGTLKIISIVGMGGLGKTTLAQHVFNDEKVKEHFASLKLWTVIGAEFDPVEIMKSVLQLATLKPVNISEIDLVMQELETALSGKRFLLVLDDVWNEYESKWNVLKAALTCGARGSKILVTTRSQRVSSIMSSSNTTHQIQQLSGDDCLSLFQQSAFGHQAADQNLMEIGEKIVEKCGGVPLAAISLGSMLRSNREENYWSSVLNSEIWQLRNEEQKVLAVLKLSYVTLPLRSKKCFVFASLFPKNYRMAKDELIKLWIANGFVRSEGNFDAETNGNRVFNDLVMGSFFLLAPSRDFEYDSHVTKCMMHDLMHDLARSTSADVYWNSDQESVEDIGNRIYHLQIDQRMFQNMTQVISGKKPLYLRTFMLLHSFSAFTRLSINLLEVFSELKFLRALDLTYGGIWEVPTSIGNLIHLRYLNLSNNNIGVLPDSVTLLPNLQYLNLSFNRELRELPKELGNMQNLRDLNLQKDFRLTHMPCGLSRLTNLRSLPLFIASEKTGTCSILELEDLKLHGEMKIKFSKDFKNYSCGGRKILKNKDLNELWLEFNGLERYDKDILDDLYPNTSLKKFNIFNYRSPQFPAWLMELQLPNLVEVRLENCSGCEHIPPFGNLQFLKKLRLRSIADITHIGAEFHGYGGFPSLQELFLHEMDNLEEWSSESHVVDQLFPVLQKLWISKCPKLESMPRLPRVQELTISYFSGSLLSCLRRLTSLHVLKVNNKDDMTSLPSGCIRSLTSLRELEIIECRELQSLPGDEILYLEMLRSLTIERCNNLASFLSEVGRRLSSLRFLRLSQCPSIISQPEELVQILNSVDRLQIQICGMKVNLRGQLQHLHTLKELSLCDSHVTSNYKIVNGIRKLSICCCHKLELLMTAEPTRSTALEQLYIEGFSYLTMLPKWLQHLKYLRFLSIRNCPELIWLPRDLENLHMLETLKIVGCPELKSGYEWLNISHIPRVDIS, from the coding sequence ATGGAAGCAGCTTTGGTAGGTGCCGCGTCTCGCTTCATGGTCGATAAGGTGGCAGATCTCCTCCAACTCGACGAGAAATTCAAGACAATAACTGGTACCAAAAGGAagatggagaagctcaaggagctGTCCCCGATCATTGACATGGTGATCCAACACATCGAGTCCCGCCCTTTGATGGAAGATGCTGCGAAGGAGTTGCTGAAGAAACTCAAATACTTGGCCTACGATATCGAGGATGTTGTGGATTACTATGACACCAAAGTCTTCCAGAAGAAGCAGAGATCAAAAAATTTTTTAAGGCCGGTGCGTGATTTCATCTCTTCTGAAAATCAAGTTATGTTTAAGAGTAGGATAGGTGGCATGATAAAAGCTATAACAGAAAGTCTGGATTCTATTTTGCTGCAAAAGTCCATTCTTTCCAATTTGATACAAGAGCAAGGCAGTATCCCCGCGTCGGAACCAAGTCTCTACAACAGAGTGGCCCACTCCCGCAATAGCTTTGTTGTTATAGGGAGAGAGACGGAGAAGCAGATGATTGTCAACATGTTAAtaaaggatgatgatgatgatgaaagcAGCCATGGCACACTGAAGATCATCTCCATCGTTGGGATGGGGGGCCTCGGGAAGACTACACTTGCTCAACATGTTTTCAATGATGAGAAGGTGAAAGAGCATTTTGCAAGTTTGAAATTGTGGACAGTTATTGGGGCTGAATTTGATCCTGTAGAGATAATGAAGTCTGTTTTACAACTGGCTACTCTCAAACCAGTCAACATCTCAGAAATAGATTTAGTAATGCAGGAGCTAGAAACAGCATTATCTGGGAAGAGATTTTTACTCGTGCTGGATGATGTATGGAATGAATATGAATCAAAGTGGAATGTACTGAAAGCAGCCTTAACATGTGGGGCGAGAGGAAGCAAAATTTTGGTGACAACCCGTAGCCAACGGGTCTCTTCAATTATGAGCTCATCCAATACCACTCACCAAATACAACAATTGTCCGGAGATGACTGTCTCTCCTTGTTTCAACAATCTGCATTTGGACATCAAGCAGCGGATCAAAACTTGATGGAAATTGGTGAAAAGATTGTTGAGAAATGTGGCGGTGTTCCCTTGGCTGCCATCTCTCTTGGTAGCATGCTCCGTAGCAATCGAGAGGAAAATTACTGGTCCTCGGTATTGAACAGTGAGATATGGCAGCTGAGAAATGAGGAACAGAAAGTGTTAGCTGTATTAAAGTTGAGCTATGTTACTCTCCCTCTACGGTCAAAGAAGTGTTTTGTATTTGCTTCCTTATTCCCAAAAAATTATAGGATGGCAAAGGATGAACTGATAAAACTGTGGATAGCAAATGGTTTCGTACGTTCAGAAGGAAATTTTGATGCTGAAACAAATGGCAATCGTGTCTTTAATGATCTAGTAATGGGGTCATTCTTTCTCTTGGCACCTTCCCGTGATTTTGAATATGATAGTCATGTGACCAAGTGCATGATGCATGATTTAATGCATGATCTGGCACGATCAACATCTGCAGATGTATATTGGAATTCTGATCAAGAATCGGTAGAAGATATTGGAAACAGAATATATCATTTGCAAATTGATCAAAGAATGTTTCAAAACATGACTCAGGTTATCTCAGGCAAGAAACCATTGTACTTGCGCACCTTTATGCTTCTACATTCATTTTCAGCTTTTACACGTTTGAGTATCAATCTGCTTGAAGTCTTCTCAGAACTGAAATTTTTGCGGGCATTAGATTTAACTTACGGTGGCATCTGGGAGGTGCCAACATCAATAGGAAATCTGATACATTTGAGATACCTCAACTTATCTAACAATAATATTGGAGTTCTACCCGACTCCGTAACCCTTCTTCCCAATTTACAGTATCTCAATCTTAGTTTCAATAGGGAACTTCGAGAGCTACCAAAAGAgttagggaatatgcaaaacctTCGGGATCTTAATTTACAAAAGGATTTTAGATTGACACACATGCCCTGTGGATTATCTCGACTAACTAATCTTAGAAGTTTACCTCTCTTTATTGCTAGTGAGAAAACTGGCACATGCTCAATTTTAGAGCTTGAGGATTTGAAGCTTCATGGagaaatgaaaattaaattttccaaAGATTTTAAGAATTATTCTTGTGGTGGAAGAAAAATCTTGAAGAATAAAGATCTTAATGAACTATGGCTAGAGTTTAATGGTTTAGAAAGATATGACAAAGACATATTGGATGATCTTTATCCCAACACGAGCTTAAAGAAGTTTAACATATTTAATTATAGGAGCCCACAATTTCCAGCATGGCTGATGGAGTTACAATTGCCAAATTTGGTTGAAGTTCGCCTGGAAAACTGCAGTGGTTGTGAGCATATTCCTCCGTTTGGAAATCTACAGTTTCTAAAGAAGCTTCGCTTACGATCTATAGCTGATATCACACATATAGGTGCTGAGTTCCATGGTTACGGAGGTTTTCCTTCTCTTCAAGAACTCTTCTTACATGAGATGGATAATTTAGAAGAATGGTCGTCAGAGTCTCATGTCGTCGATCAGTTGTTTCCTGTACTGCAGAAGTTGTGGATTTCCAAATGTCCTAAATTGGAAAGTATGCCGAGGCTTCCTAGAGTCCAAGAGCTTACGATATCATACTTCAGCGGGAGCCTACTCTCATGTCTTAGAAGGCTAACTTCTCTTCATGTTCTCAAAGTGAACAATAAGGACGACATGACATCTCTTCCAAGTGGCTGCATCAGAAGCCTCACATCCTTGAGGGAATTAGAAATTATAGAATGCAGAGAACTCCAATCTCTTCCTGGGGATGAAATATTGTACCTAGAAATGCTTCGTTCATTGACCATTGAAAGGTGTAATAATTTGGCATCCTTCCTGTCAGAAGTGGGGCGGCGTCTCAGTTCTCTTCGTTTTCTACGGCTCTCACAATGTCCAAGTATAATATCGCAGCCAGAAGAACTCGTACAAATCTTGAATTCAGTAGATAGGTTACAAATACAGATTTGTGGCATGAAAGTCAATTTACGTGGGCAACTACAACACTTACACACGCTCAAAGAATTGTCTCTATGTGATTCACATGTTACCAGTAATTACAAGATTGTGAACGGAATCCGAAAATTAAGTATTTGTTGTTGTCATAAATTGGAGTTGTTGATGACAGCAGAACCAACAAGAAGTACTGCACTAGAACAATTATACATAGAAGGATTTTCGTATCTCACGATGTTGCCTAAGTGGCTGCAGCATCTCAAGTATCTTCGTTTCCTATCAATCCGGAACTGCCCCGAATTAATATGGCTGCCAAGGGATTTGGAGAATCTACATATGTTGGAAACTTTGAAGATTGTCGGTTGCCCAGAATTGAAAAGTGGATACGAATGGCTGAACATCTCACACATTCCACGTGTTGATATTTCATAG